Genomic DNA from Haloarcula marina:
CATCGCCGCGCCCTCGTCGATGCGGCGGAGCGCCTCTTGGAGGTTGCGTGCGCCGCAGACGAACGGGGCGGTGAACTCGCGCTTGTCGATGTGGTAGCGGTCGTCGGCGGGTGTCAGCACCTCGCTCTCGTCCAGCATGTCCGCCCCCGCGGCTTCGAGGATTTCGGCCTCTTTGACGTGGCCGATGCGGGCCTTGCCCATCACCGGAATGGACACCTCGTCGATGACCGACTGCAGGGAGGCGGGGTCCGCCATCCGCGCGACGCCGCCCCGCTTTCGGATGTCGGCGGGGACCGCTTCGAGGTTCATGACGGCCACCGCGCCCACGTCCTCAGCGATGCGGGCCTGTTCGGCCGTGACGACGTCCATGATGACGCCGCCCTTCTGCATCTTCGCGAACCCGCGTTTCACGAGGTCAGTGCCGCGGCGGAGGTCCTCTAAATCAGTAGCTTCGGACATTACTCGCCGCTTGGGACTGGATTTACTTAACCCGTGTCCTTGGCCGGAACGCGAGGCGGGGCCGTCGTCGGCCCGTTTGACGCCCCGAACGACGCCGCGTCAACTGCCAGTGGACTTTTATCGTCTACCGATGATTGTGCGGCAATGGGATGGGAGTGGCCGCCGCGGGAGTGGGACGAACAGATACGCGTCCTCCACGTCGACGACAACAGTGATTTTCTAGACGTGGCGACGGCGATGCTGGCCCGACAGGCCGACGAGTTGAACGTGGTCCCCGTCGACGACCCGGCGAGCGTCACCGACCGCCTCTCGGAGGCGCGGGTCGACTGCATCGTCTCGGACTACGATA
This window encodes:
- the pdxS gene encoding pyridoxal 5'-phosphate synthase lyase subunit PdxS — its product is MSEATDLEDLRRGTDLVKRGFAKMQKGGVIMDVVTAEQARIAEDVGAVAVMNLEAVPADIRKRGGVARMADPASLQSVIDEVSIPVMGKARIGHVKEAEILEAAGADMLDESEVLTPADDRYHIDKREFTAPFVCGARNLQEALRRIDEGAAMIRTKGEAGTGDVNQAVHHQRNIKGAIRKLAGMNYEEREKWAREHEAPADLVHETADMGRLPVVNFAAGGIATPADAALMMHHGCDGIFVGSGIFGAEDPEAMGTAIVEAVNNWDDAEKLTEISKNVGKGMKGDANADLPEEEKLQGRGV